The proteins below come from a single Malus sylvestris chromosome 3, drMalSylv7.2, whole genome shotgun sequence genomic window:
- the LOC126615704 gene encoding multiple organellar RNA editing factor 6, mitochondrial-like, translated as MVQTLVRAIAVAAPTATSRHPTISLLIPKLLFSTSKLTNPPSIPSLMLGRRSLAPPTHDVRFPTATTRYTPICCGVKSCSKFGRPPEDMELVHQGWDYWWIVMEKPGGECDPIDYYAETLAKVVGVRYTLEVAKKKIYKVYYGWSSGFFCKIDELTVRKFEGLPGVLETYPDPDMADD; from the exons ATGGTTCAAACCCTAGTCCGAGCAATTGCAGTGGCCGCCCCCACCGCAACATCTCGCCACCCCACAATCTCTCTCCTCATACCCAAACTCCTCTTCTCGACATCCAAACTTACCAACCCTCCCTCCATCCCATCCCTCATGCTGGGCCGCCGATCCCTCGCCCCGCCCACGCACGATGTCCGATTCCCTACCGCCACCACCAGGTACACTCCGATCTGCTGCGGGGTCAAATCATGTTCGAAATTTGGCCGTCCACCAGAAGACATGGAATTGGTCCACCAAGGTTGGGATTACTGGTGGATCGTCATGGAGAAGCCCGGCGGTGAGTGTGATCCAATCGATTACTATGCAGAGACACTGGCTAAAGTCGTTGGTGTGAGGTATAC TCTGGAAGTAGCAAAGAAGAAGATATATAAGGTGTATTACGGCTGGAGCTCCGGTTTTTTTTGTAAGATTGATGAGCTGACGGTACGTAAGTTTGAAG GCTTGCCCGGTGTTCTTGAAACTTACCCGGATCCGGATATGGCCGACGACTGA
- the LOC126615701 gene encoding KH domain-containing protein At5g56140 yields the protein MEMTSSSGGGRYMAYSPSPSAPHSPHLSGLRSASSSAALVAAEKEKYLSELLGERHKLSPFLPVLPHCNRLLNQEILRVTTLLGNASVLGQSGLEHASPLASRGMFPNGGADVNGWASRIQSEMSGLLQPLSTQNWLSSQSSSSGLIVKRTIRVDIPVDKYPNFNFVGRLLGPRGNSLKRVEATTECRVLIRGRGSIKDPTREEMMRGKPGYEHLNEPLHILVEAELPVEIIDARLLQAREVLEDLLRPVDESQDFYKKQQLRELAILNGTLREEGSPMSGSVSPFHNSLGMKRAKTRG from the exons ATGGAAATGACGTCATCATCGGGCGGTGGAAGGTACATGGCGTACTCGCCGTCACCGTCGGCACCTCACTCCCCTCACCTCTCCGGCCTTCGCTCCGCCTCCTCCTCCGCTGCTCTCGTTGCCGCCGAGAAAGAAAA ATATCTATCTGAGCTGCTTGGGGAGCGTCACAAGCTGAGTCCATTTTTGCCTGTGCTGCCGCATTGCAACAGGTTACTAAACCAAG AAATATTGCGTGTAACTACACTGTTGGGGAATGCGTCAGTTTTAGGTCAAAGTGGGCTTGAACATGCTAGCCCCCTGGCATCTAGAGGAATGTTTCCAAATGGAGGTGCTGATGTGAACGGATGGGCATCACGGATTCAATCAGAA ATGTCAGGTTTATTACAGCCTTTATCAACCCAAAACTGGCTGAGTTCTCAGAGTAGTTCATCTGGTCTGATTGTGAAGCGAACAATCCGGGTGGATATTCCAGTTGACAAATATCCTAAT TTTAACTTTGTTGGGCGGTTGCTAGGCCCCAGGGGAAACTCTCTTAAGCGGGTGGAAGCAACTACTGAATGTCGTGTTCTGATCAGGGGACGTGGTAGCATAAAGGATCCAACTAGG GAAGAAATGATGAGAGGAAAACCAGGTTATGAACATCTGAACGAACCTCTTCATATTCTAGTGGAGGCAGAACTACCAGTTGAAATTATTGATGCTCGTTTATTACAAGCACGTGAGGTACTTGAAGATTTGCTCAGGCCTGTG GACGAATCTCAGGATTTCTACAAGAAACAGCAGCTGCGAGAGTTGGCAATCCTCAATGGCACACTTCGTGAAGAGGGTTCTCCAATGTCTGGTTCGGTGTCACCCTTCCACAACAGTCTTGGTATGAAGAGGGCCAAGACCAGGGGGTAA
- the LOC126616610 gene encoding probable calcium-binding protein CML21 encodes MGGVVGKSESYRKFSIHETKLEAKMVEAMQRRAAKGSVMKSFNSLILKFPKIDESLRNCKAIFEQFDEDSNGMIDQEEMKKCFSKLEVSFTDEEIIDLFEACDINEDMGIKFNEFIVLICLVHLLKDDNKAVHTKLQLGMPELEATFETLVDAFMFLDKNKDGYVSKSEMVEAINETTTGERSSGRIAMKRFEEMDWDKNGMVNFKEFLFAFTRWIGIDDLEDEDED; translated from the exons ATGGGGGGCGTAGTGGGAAAGAGCGAAAGTTATAGAAAGTTTTCGATACATGAAACGAAGCTAGAGGCGAAGATGGTTGAAGCTATGCAGCGCAGAGCAGCGAAAGGAAGTGTTATGAAATCGTTTAACAGCCTCATCTTGAAGTTCCCAAAGATCGATGAGAGCTTAAGAAATTGCAAGGCTATTTTCGAGCAATTTG ATGAGGATTCGAATGGTATGATCGATCaagaagagatgaaaaaatgttTCTCTAAACTGGAAGTCTCTTTTACAGACGAGGAGATCATTGATCTCTTTGAGGCATGCGATATTAACGAGGATATGGGAATCAAGTTTAACGAGTTCATCGTTCTTATTTGCCTTGTTCATCTTCTTAAGGATGATAACAAAGCCGTTCACACT AAATTGCAACTGGGGATGCCGGAACTGGAGGCCACGTTTGAAACACTGGTAGACGCGTTTATGTTCTTGGACAAGAACAAGGATGGTTATGTCAGCAAGAGTGAAATGGTCGAGGCCATCAACGAAACTACGACAGGAGAACGTTCCTCCGGCCGCATAGCCATGAAAAGATTTG AAGAGATGGACTGGGATAAAAACGGAATGGTGAACTTCAAGGAGTTTCTGTTTGCGTTTACTCGATGGATTGGAATCGACGATCTTGAGGACGAGGATGAAGACTGA